In the Desulfuromonas sp. DDH964 genome, TCGAGACTGACGTTGACCCGGGCCAAACCGACCCGGGCGAGATCGGCGGCGTAATCAGCGAGGAGCAGGCCATTGGTGGTCAGGACCACCTCGGGGCGCTCCGGCAGGGCGCACAGGGCCGCAACAAAATCGACAACACCGCGCCGGACCAAGGGTTCGCCACCGGTCACCCGGATCTTGCGCACCCCGAGTTGCACCGCCAGCCGGGCGACCCGCAGCAACTCCTCGTAGGAGAGGATGGCGTCATGCCCCAGCGGCGGCACGCCGTCGGCAGGCATGCAGTAGCGGCAGCGCAGGTTGCAGCGGTCGGTGATCGACAGCCGCAGGTAATTGATGGAACGTCCGAAAAGGTCTTGCAAGGTACCCCCGTGCCCGGTCCGTTGCCAGGCTGAACCACGCGGCATCATACCACTGCCGGCCGGTTTCGGGCAATGCCGGCGTCAGGCTCCGGGAGTCTGCTTGGGGAGGAACGGTTCGAAGGGCCGCTTGTCGGCGGAACAGCGATGGGCTTCCTCGGGAGAGATCTTCTTCGCCTTGAGCATCTCCATGATGTGCTGATCCATCATCTGCATCCCCTCGCCGCGGGCGGTCTGCATGATGGAGGGGATCTGGAAGGTCTTTCCTTCCCGGATCAGGTTGCTGACCGCCGGGTTGCCGACGAGGATTTCGAGGGCGGCCGCCCGCCCCTTGCCATCGGCGGTTTTCAGCAGCTGCTGGCAGATGACCCCTTTCAGGCTCTCGCCGAGCATCGTCCGCACCTGTTCCTGGGCATCCTTGGGGAAAGCGTCGATAATCCGGTCGATGGTCTTTGCCGCGGAGTTGGTATGCAGGGTGCCGAAGACGAGGTGGCCGGTCTCCGCCGCGGTCATCGCCAGGGAGATCGTTTCCAGGTCGCGCATCTCGCCGACCAGGATGACATCCGGGTCCTCGCGCAGGGCGGCGCGCAAAGCGCTGGCAAAGGACTGGGAGTGTTCCCCGACCTGGCGCTGGTTGACCAGGGACTGCTGGTTCTCATGGACGAACTCGAGGGGATCCTCGAGGGTCAGGATATGTTCCTTGCGGGTCTTGTTG is a window encoding:
- a CDS encoding type IV pilus twitching motility protein PilT codes for the protein MAKIDSLFKLMKQQGASDLHISTGAPPILRLHGEMQRLNYPPLTPEQSRGLLFEILSEKQRADFEATRDLDFAYQLPEVARFRGNIFDSHRGIGGVFRIIPSKILTADDLGLPHGVRKLTQLKKGLVLVTGPTGSGKSTTLAAMVDLINKTRKEHILTLEDPLEFVHENQQSLVNQRQVGEHSQSFASALRAALREDPDVILVGEMRDLETISLAMTAAETGHLVFGTLHTNSAAKTIDRIIDAFPKDAQEQVRTMLGESLKGVICQQLLKTADGKGRAAALEILVGNPAVSNLIREGKTFQIPSIMQTARGEGMQMMDQHIMEMLKAKKISPEEAHRCSADKRPFEPFLPKQTPGA